ACCGAACCAACAGATGCCCTGCAGGAAAGCGTGCCAGTGATTGCCCTCCCCAGGAAACAGGTGGATTGGTGGATGTCAGGCCGTCCTGTTCAAGCTCAGTCTCCAGAAGCCGCATCCGCAATTCTGACCCCTCTGATGGGAATCAGACAGACCAGACGCATCACAATGCACAGCAGAAAATACACCACGTAGGCTCCAGCCACCTGCTGTCCTTGCAAGATGGACACAACCCAGCCTGAAACCAGACCCATCACGAATGCTGCCGCACCAGAAAGAAGGTTGCCCGATGAAAGGTAAGGCAGGCGGTTCCCAGGCTGGGTTTTGTGCATGGCGAGATTGAAGATGGCGAGGTTGGCGGCATTGTAGATGATGGCTTCCAGCACCGCCAGAAACCACACCAGAAAGGTCCAGTGGGTCTGGTGAATGACCAGCAGGGTGATGGGAATCAGCAAGGCACTGCTGAGGGCAGCCACTTTCAGGACCAGGGTGTTGGGAATGCGGTCCACGATGCTGCCAATCTGGTAGTTGACCAGCAGGCCAATGGCTGCGGTCAATGCCGCATACAGACCCACCTGCGTCATGGTGAAGTCCAGAACATTCAGGAAATAGGGAATCAGCATGACCGTGCAGAAAGCCTGGGCTCCACCCCAGACGGTCATGAAACGCAGAAAAGGCGCGAATTTTGGGTCCCTGAGGGGGGTCATGAGCACGTCTTTGAAGGTGAGTTTTGGGGCACTGGGATAGGGATCATGGTACATCAGGTACATCAGGGTGGAGATGATCGACAGCACGAAGGCCGCACCGAACAGCAGGGCATAGTTGGTGGGCGACACCAGATGGTCAATCACCAGACCTCCAGCCAGAGAAGCTGCAGTCGCACAGATGCCCATCAGGCCGTTTCGCATGCCAAAGTAACGCCCACGGATGACACTGGGGACCACATCTCCCATGATGCCGCTCCAGATGGTCCCTGCTGCCGACTGGAAGATGTTGGTGAAGGTCAGACCCACCAGCAGCCACACCACTTTTTCAGACGTGGGAAGATCAATAAAAAGCAGGGTGAGGGGCAAAAGGCCGAGCAACCTGCTGGCCATGCCCAGGTAGAACATCAGGCGTTTGCGTTTTTTGACCTGTGAAACCCACCATGCCGTGATCGGGCCGCTGAGCTGGGCCAGAAAGGGAATGCTGCCAGCGAAAGCCAGTTCGGTGCTGCTGGCCCCCAGGTGACCGAGGTAACCAATGAAGATGGGACCCAGCAGCCATGTGGCATAAATCTGCCAGATGCAGCCTTCCCAGACGGACAGTTTCAGGGTGGTGAGTTTCTTGGGATCGCGGATGTCAGCGTAAAGGGATTGCATGAAGAGTCCTCAGGTGCACGGGGGAAGGTGTTGGATGGCTGACAGGCCACTGTCTCTGGAGACCAGCGGCAAATTCGTTTCAGTATGGCGCCGTGATGGGTCACGGTCAAGGAAGATTGGTTACCATTGATCTGATGAAAAAAACACTCAGAGAAAATTGCGTTCTGGATTCAGGTTGATCTTGTCCTGGACAAACCTGAAAAACTTTTCAATACCGAGTACAATTTTTTCAGAGTTGAGGGTTTTCTTTCGGAACCATCGTTTCTGCAGACCCAGGCTGATGGGCAAAAAAAGGCTGTCAACCACACCAAGACCAAATCAGCAGGCACGATCTTATCATCAGCCCAGACAAATGAGTCAATCCACGACATCCATTTGAAATGCCAGTGGTGATGTAGACGTATGGTTTTGATTCAAGTCAGATCCTGATAGTGTGGTCCCATTCCACACAGGAGGCCATCCATGTTCATTCACAGCGTCTACTTCTGGTTGAAACCCGCACTCTCCGCACAAGACCACCAGACCTTCCTTGAAGGCATCGCCTCTCTTACAGAAATCGAAACGGTTGCTCATGGATACTGGGGCAAACCTGCAGCCACGGACCGCCCGATCATTGAGAAAGGGTATTCCTATGGTCTGGTGTTGGTCTTCAAAGACCAGGAAGCGCACGACGCCTATCAGGTCGATCCGGTGCATGACCTTTTCAGGGAAAGGTGCTCGCCGTTCTGGAACCGCGTGACCATCTTTGATACCGTTCAGGAAGCCTGAGCCACAAAAAAGCCCGGAGTGCTGTCTCCGGGCCTTTCTGTTTTCACTTCACTGCAGAAATGGCCTGAAAATCCTCATCAGAGAGTTCAAGCCGGGCACCCTGCAGGTTCTCCTCGAGGTGTTTGATGCTGGAGGTGCCCGGAATGGGCAGCATCACCTTCGAGCGTTTCAGGAGCCAGGCCAGGGCCACCTGGGCAGGTGTGGCGTCGTGCTTCCGTGCGACATTTTCCAGCACCTGCAGGTTCCCCCCGGCCACGGGACGCCAGGGAATGAAGCCGATGCCCTGCTGCTCACAGTAATCCAGCACCTGTTCAGACTGCCGATCAAACAGGTTGTACATGTTCTGCACGGTCACCACGGGCAGGACTTTCTGAGCGGCCTCAATTTCTTCCACGGTCACCTCAGAAAGCCCGAAGAAACGAATCTTGCCCTCGTCCTGCATTTCCTTGATGACCCCGAACTGCTCGTCTCTGGGCACCTTTGGATCGATGCGGTGGAGTTGCCACAGGTCGATGCGCTCCAGTTTCAGACGCCTCAGGCTCATTTCGACGCATTGCCTGAGGTACTCAGGGCGGCCCACGGGCACCCAGCGGTCCGGACCCTGGCGGGTGTGTGCTCCTTTGGTGGCGATCACCAGACCATCCGCATAAGGGTGCAGGGCTTCACGGATCTGTTCTTCATTGACGTGTGGACCATAAGCATCTGCGGTGTCGATGAAATTCACCCCGAGTTCCACCACCCGCCTGAGGACCCTGAGGGCATTCCCGGGGTCGGCAGGCTCACCCCAGATGCCCGGGCCTGTCAGGCGCATGGCCCCGAAGCCGAGGCGGTTGATTTCGAGTTCTCCACCAATTTTGAAGGTTCCACTGTGTGCAGCGTTTAAAGTCTGGGTCATGAGGTCTCCTTTTGTGTTCAATGGCATAGGTCAGAAGGGCTGGAGGGGGGTGCTGTTCTGGGAAGTTTACAGTTGGCAGTTCACAGCAGAGATTGGGACATTTCTGCCTGATCAGGCCAACGACATGGGCATGACGAGGAAAGAAAAGTGTATCCCTCAGGATGAGGACCAGCGCTTTTTATTTCTGCAAGATACCGCGCTGTTCACCCACAAAATTGCGGTACCATTTTGCACTGTCCTTGAGGGTGCGCTTCTGGGTTTCGTAGTCCACATGCACAATCCCAAAACGCTTGCTGTACCCGAATGCCCACTCAAAATTGTCCATCAGCGACCATTCGAAATACCCTTTCACCGGGACACCTTCTGCAATGGCGCGGCCCAGATGCTGCAGGTGGTCTTTCAGGAAGCGGACCCGATCCTCGTCATGCACCTGTCCATTCACCAGTTCATCCTTGAATGCAGCTCCGTTTTCGGTGATGTAGTACTTCGGAGCAGGGTATTCCCGGTGCAGGTCTTTCATCAGGCGGTAGATGCCCTCCGGGTACACTTCCCAGCCCATGTCGGTGCGCTCGGCGTTCTGCAGGGTTTTGCCTTCGGTGCTGACCCAGTAGCGATAGTAGTAATTCACCCCCAGAAAATCCAGAGGCTGAGCGGCCACTTTGAGCCTTTCAGGATCGATTTCGGGCATGAGGTCACCGTAGTGTTGCACTGCCCGGTCAGGGAAGGTCCCCCTGAACACCGGGTCCAGATACCAGCGGTTGATTTTCGCATCCAGCAGCAGGGCGGCTTCCTGATCTTCAGGCGAATCGGTGGCCGGATCTACGGGGTAGAGGTTCAGTACGGTGCCCAGTTCGGCCCTGGTGTTCTCCCCTCTCAGGGCCGCGATGGCGTCCCCATGGGCCAACTGGATGTGGTAGGAGGCCAGCAGGGCCATGCGCAGATCCTGAATGCCCGGGGCATGCCGTCCAATGTGATACCCCAGTTCTGCAGTGCACCACGGCTCGTTGAAGGTGCAGTAGCTCTTCACCCGGTCTCCCAGCCTGCGGTAGACGGTCAGGGCGTACTCGGTGAACCAGTGCGGGATGTCTCTGTTGGCCCATCCCCCCCGGTTCTGCAGGGCCTGTGGGAGGTCCCAGTGGTAGAGGGTCAGGTGGGGGTCCAGGCCCCTTTCCAGCAGCCCATCCACCAGACGGTCATAGAAGTCGAGGCCCTTTTCATTGACCCTGCCCATGCCTTCAGGGAGGATGCGGGGCCAGGCCACCGAGAAACGGTAGGCGTTGAGGTTGAGCCCTTTGATCAGGTCAAGGTCCTGCTCCCAGAGGTGGTAGTGGTCACAGGCAGTGGTGCCGTTCTCACCGTTCAGGATTTTTCCGGGCATCAGGGCGTAGGCATCCCAGATGGAGGGGCCACGGCCATCTTCGAAGGCTGCACCCTCGATCTGGTAGGCACTGGTGGCAACGCCCCAGGCGAAGTCTGCAGGGTAAGGGTGGATGGGGTCTTTCATGGTGTGCCTTTCATGCTGAATGTTTGGAGTCAGGCCAGTGTTTCACTGAACTGGTTTCTGGGGGTCAGGGCTTCAATCAGTTGCATCTGGCGTCTCAGGGCCTGCTGGTAAATGTCGTGAATGTGCGGTCTGGGTTCAAAGGCTGCCGTGACCATCCGCTCTGGGAGTTCAAAAGGGTCGAGGATGTTCAGGGCCTTGAGCGCCATCAGGGCGGCCCCGCGTGCAGTGGCCTCGTCGGGTACATCCGTGACCACCACAGGAGCTCCCAGCACATCTGAGAGCATCTGCAGCCACAGGTTGGAGGAAAGAATCGCCTGACCGCTAGCCACATAGGTGGGTGCTGCGCCCAGGGAGGGCCTGAGGCGACGGGCAATGTCTGCAAGTCGGTAGGCAATGCCTTCCATCCCTGCCCGCACGATCTGGTGTGGATGGGTGCTGAGTTTCAGGCCATGCAGGGTGCCCGTGGCCTGTGGGTTGTAGTTGGGGCTGCGCTCCCCACTGAAAGAGGGGACAAAAGTGAGCCCGTGGCTGTCCGGTTCAATCTCTGCAACCCGCTTTTCCAGTTCATTCCAGGGGCCCAGGTTCAGGGATTCCCGCATCCACTGGTGGATGTTGCCCCCTTCGGTGAGGGCTCCCCCGAGAAGGGCATGGTCCTCATCCACAAGGTAAGACCAGAGTCCAGCGGGGATGGATGGAAGTCTGCTGGGAACCACTGCACGCAGGGCACTGGTCGTTCCCACAGTGAGGGCCACAGTGTCCATGCGGGTGGCTGCACTGCCCACATTGGCTGCCGCTCCGTCCCCGAGGGCAGGAAAGAAAGGGATGTGGGCAAATTTGGGCCACCTGTGGGCGTATTCTGCGCCCAGATGCCGGTGGGCTGCCGTGTGGTCATCCAGCAGGGGCAACTGGTCCTCGCTCAGGTGCAACTGGTTCAACAGGTCCGGGTCCCACCTCAGGAGGTGCCTGTTCAGCAGGCCTGTCCAGGAGGCCAGTGAGTAAGAGGTCCGCACCGTGCCCCCAAAATACCTCCACAGCACATGGTCTGCAATGTTGCACCACGTGGTGGCTTCCATGCCGAACGCAGACCTCCACCAGGGAATCTGGGCGGTCCAGTAGGCGGTGTAATCAGGACAGCCTGTGCGATTGACCCTGCCTGGATCGGGCTGCAGTTGACCCAGGGCAGGGACGCTGCGGGTGTCCGCGTAGGTGAGCACTGGCAACACCGGTTGCTGGTGCCGGTCCAGGGCCACCAGGCTGGAGGCAATGCTGGTGAAGGCCACCCCCAGCACCTCCCTGCTGCCAGAGCGCACATGGAGGGCATCAAGCACCTGATCCACGGCCTGCGTGATGCGGGCCAGATTG
This sequence is a window from Deinococcus cellulosilyticus NBRC 106333 = KACC 11606. Protein-coding genes within it:
- a CDS encoding MFS transporter — protein: MQSLYADIRDPKKLTTLKLSVWEGCIWQIYATWLLGPIFIGYLGHLGASSTELAFAGSIPFLAQLSGPITAWWVSQVKKRKRLMFYLGMASRLLGLLPLTLLFIDLPTSEKVVWLLVGLTFTNIFQSAAGTIWSGIMGDVVPSVIRGRYFGMRNGLMGICATAASLAGGLVIDHLVSPTNYALLFGAAFVLSIISTLMYLMYHDPYPSAPKLTFKDVLMTPLRDPKFAPFLRFMTVWGGAQAFCTVMLIPYFLNVLDFTMTQVGLYAALTAAIGLLVNYQIGSIVDRIPNTLVLKVAALSSALLIPITLLVIHQTHWTFLVWFLAVLEAIIYNAANLAIFNLAMHKTQPGNRLPYLSSGNLLSGAAAFVMGLVSGWVVSILQGQQVAGAYVVYFLLCIVMRLVCLIPIRGVRIADAASGD
- a CDS encoding Dabb family protein, with translation MFIHSVYFWLKPALSAQDHQTFLEGIASLTEIETVAHGYWGKPAATDRPIIEKGYSYGLVLVFKDQEAHDAYQVDPVHDLFRERCSPFWNRVTIFDTVQEA
- a CDS encoding aldo/keto reductase codes for the protein MTQTLNAAHSGTFKIGGELEINRLGFGAMRLTGPGIWGEPADPGNALRVLRRVVELGVNFIDTADAYGPHVNEEQIREALHPYADGLVIATKGAHTRQGPDRWVPVGRPEYLRQCVEMSLRRLKLERIDLWQLHRIDPKVPRDEQFGVIKEMQDEGKIRFFGLSEVTVEEIEAAQKVLPVVTVQNMYNLFDRQSEQVLDYCEQQGIGFIPWRPVAGGNLQVLENVARKHDATPAQVALAWLLKRSKVMLPIPGTSSIKHLEENLQGARLELSDEDFQAISAVK
- a CDS encoding GH1 family beta-glucosidase is translated as MKDPIHPYPADFAWGVATSAYQIEGAAFEDGRGPSIWDAYALMPGKILNGENGTTACDHYHLWEQDLDLIKGLNLNAYRFSVAWPRILPEGMGRVNEKGLDFYDRLVDGLLERGLDPHLTLYHWDLPQALQNRGGWANRDIPHWFTEYALTVYRRLGDRVKSYCTFNEPWCTAELGYHIGRHAPGIQDLRMALLASYHIQLAHGDAIAALRGENTRAELGTVLNLYPVDPATDSPEDQEAALLLDAKINRWYLDPVFRGTFPDRAVQHYGDLMPEIDPERLKVAAQPLDFLGVNYYYRYWVSTEGKTLQNAERTDMGWEVYPEGIYRLMKDLHREYPAPKYYITENGAAFKDELVNGQVHDEDRVRFLKDHLQHLGRAIAEGVPVKGYFEWSLMDNFEWAFGYSKRFGIVHVDYETQKRTLKDSAKWYRNFVGEQRGILQK
- a CDS encoding gluconokinase; protein product: MYIRSEPIVLSIDIGSSSVKGLAYDQNGQALPGIRARVSCGLSHSDDGGAEANLARITQAVDQVLDALHVRSGSREVLGVAFTSIASSLVALDRHQQPVLPVLTYADTRSVPALGQLQPDPGRVNRTGCPDYTAYWTAQIPWWRSAFGMEATTWCNIADHVLWRYFGGTVRTSYSLASWTGLLNRHLLRWDPDLLNQLHLSEDQLPLLDDHTAAHRHLGAEYAHRWPKFAHIPFFPALGDGAAANVGSAATRMDTVALTVGTTSALRAVVPSRLPSIPAGLWSYLVDEDHALLGGALTEGGNIHQWMRESLNLGPWNELEKRVAEIEPDSHGLTFVPSFSGERSPNYNPQATGTLHGLKLSTHPHQIVRAGMEGIAYRLADIARRLRPSLGAAPTYVASGQAILSSNLWLQMLSDVLGAPVVVTDVPDEATARGAALMALKALNILDPFELPERMVTAAFEPRPHIHDIYQQALRRQMQLIEALTPRNQFSETLA